The sequence CGAGCTGGCCGCCGGGCTCACGCATCCGAGTCACGAGGTGGCCCGGGAGTATCACGCGCGCGTCCGCGGCATCCCCGACGCGCATGCGCTTCGTCGTCTGGCCCACGGCGTCGTCATCGAGGGCCGCAAGACCGCGCGGGCCGAGGTGGCGCTGGTCGACGCTGGTCTGGGCCAGAATCGCGACCAGGGACTCGTCTCCTTCATCCTGCACGAAGGACGAACGCGTCAGGTTCGCGACATGTGCGAGGCCGTCGGTCACCCGGTGGTGAGGCTCCGTCGCGTGCGGATCGGGCCAATCGAGGATCCGAGGCTGAAGTTGGGATCGTTCCGACACCTGACGAGCAGAGAGGTGGCGGTGCTGAAGAGGGCGGTACAGCAGCCGTCGGGGCGGGTTGAAACCCGCCCTACATCATCATCCCCGCCCAGAACCTGATCAACTCCACCACTTCGTTCGTCTGCGCCGGGCGATCGACCTCCGCATGGCTGATGAGCGGAGTGAGGAGCACGCGGACCGCGGTCCCGGCCCGGAGGTGCTCCGCCAGGATGAGCGTCTCCACCGCCGGCACCACGTTGTCCTCGATGCCGTGCAGCAGGAACACCGGGGCGTCGGGCGCGGGGGACTGGTCGGGGGACAGCGCCGGGTCGCTGCCGAGATCGCCGACGTAGGGCAGCAGTTTCGGCCCGAGTGCCTGCGCGTCGCGGATGTTCACGAGGTGCATGAACGTCCGCCCCGGTTCCAGCATCGCCGCCTCCATCGCGCGCGCCTCCGCAAACTCCGCCTCCGCCTTCTTCTGATCGAACAGCGCGAGATGTGACGCGTGGAGGAATTTCAGGATGCCCCGGCGGAGCGGTTCCACCTGCTCGGGAGGCGCCAGCCGCTCGACCAGATCCAACGTGACGATCGCGACGCTGTAGTCGTGCGGAGCCGGCGTCCTGCCGGGTGCGGCCACGCCCGGCGGGACAGGTTCGACGCCGGTGCACAGATAGTGGACGACCCGCGGGAAATTCGAGTGGCCGCCGAACGAGAACACGAAGGCCAGTCGGCCGCGCAGGGCCGGCCGGCCCGCCGCCGCCACCGACAGTCCGCCGGCGAAACTGATGCCCGCGAGCCCAACGCGCGTCCCGCGCGTGAGGTCCGTTCGGTTCGAGAACCAGAGGGCCGCATCTTCGATCATGTCGGTGGACCGCGCGGTGATCCGGTACTCGCTGAGGTCGGGCAACTCGGGCGTCAGCACGAGGAATCCCGTCGAGGCGATGTGGCGCGCAAACGCCACGAGCCTCGGCTCGTCAATGCCCAGGGCGTTGACGCCGGGTGTGAGCAGCAACGCCCCGTCGGTATGCAGCTTGGGCGTGTAGATCTTCGCCCGGAGTGGACCGTAGCGCGACGGTACGGTTTCCCTGCGCTCGGCGACGGCGTCGGTCTGCAGGGCCGCCAGTGTGGGATGCTGCCGTTCGAGGCCGGCACTCCGCACGATGAGCGAGGTCGCTCGCACGTACGGCCGCGCGATCAGCCGAACGCCAACCAGGACCGCAGCCAACAGGAGCAGGACGACCGTCCACCGGAGAGGAGCTCGCATGGTCGAAGATGTTACACTGTCCGGCCGCGGGCGTCCCTGCCCGCGAAGGCGCGAAGGCGCGGAGGCGGAGAGGCGGACATGCGGAAGCGGTGGGTGATTGCGATTGACGGGCCTTCGGGAGTGGGCAAGGGAACGGTCGCGCGTGCGGTTGCCGCGGCGCTCGGGTACCGGCACATCGACACGGGCGCGATGTACCGCGCGGTGGCGTGGCGGGCGATTCGGGACAGGATCGATTTCGATGACGAGCGGCG comes from Vicinamibacterales bacterium and encodes:
- a CDS encoding pseudouridine synthase — translated: MQIRLQKILSSAGVSSRRAAERLMAEGRVSVNGLVVRELGTRADPEADDIRVDGCAIKRTARRLYLLLNKPRGYVTTRSDPEGRPTVLDLLPGIHDYVFPVGRLDYDSEGLLILTNDGELAAGLTHPSHEVAREYHARVRGIPDAHALRRLAHGVVIEGRKTARAEVALVDAGLGQNRDQGLVSFILHEGRTRQVRDMCEAVGHPVVRLRRVRIGPIEDPRLKLGSFRHLTSREVAVLKRAVQQPSGRVETRPTSSSPPRT